One Heyndrickxia oleronia genomic window, TCATCTTTGGTTACGTTCACGTCGTCAACATGCGGTAATGAAAATCCGTAATGAAATCATTCGCGCCACGTATGAATTTTTTAATGACAATGGATTTACTAAAATCGATCCACCAATTCTTACTGGAAGTGCTCCTGAAGGAACAACAGAATTATTTCATACAAAATATTTCGATGAAGATGCATACCTTTCACAAAGTGGTCAGCTATATATGGAAGCATCCGCAATGGCTTTAGGTAAAGTATTCTCATTTGGACCAACATTCCGCGCGGAAAAATCAAAAACAAGAAGACATTTAATTGAGTTTTGGATGATTGAACCAGAAATGGCATTTTACCAACATGAAGATAGCTTAAAAGTTCAAGAAGAATACGTTGCTCATATTGTTCAATCAGTTCTAAAGAATTGCAAATTAGAATTGGAACGATTAGGTAGGGATACTTCTAAGCTTGAGCAAGTAAAGGCACCGTTCCCTCGTATTGAATACGATGATGCTCTTAAGCTTCTACATGAAAAAGGTTTTAATGATATTGAGTGGGGCGACGACTTTGGTGCACCACATGAAACAGCAATTGCAGAATCATTTGATAAACCAGTCTTTATTACGAATTATCCAACTTCATTAAAGCCATTCTATATGCAACCACATCCAGAGCGTCCTGAAGTTGTTCTATGTGCTGATTTGATTGCGCCTGAAGGCTATGGGGAGATTATTGGTGGTTCTGAACGTATTTATGATTATGAATTAATGAAGAAAAGAATCGAAGAACATGGCTTAGGAATAGATGCATACCAATGGTATCTTGAATTAAGTCAATATGGAGCGGTTCCGCATTCAGGTTTTGGATTAGGACTAGAACGTACTGTAGCTTGGATTTCTGGAGTTGAGCATGTTCGTGAAACAATTCCATTCCCACGTTTACTTAACCGACTTTACCCATAATTAACGAATTAAAAGGTTGTGTCTAATAAACACAGCCTTTTTTCTTTATTTCGATAGACATTACATTGTGGATATACAGGAAAATCAAGGGACAGATTTTCTTGGAAAGTCTAAGAACGTGACTTTCCTTTTTAGGGAAAATCAAAGGGCAGATTTTCTTGGAAAGTCTAGGAACGTGACTTTCCTTTTTAGGGAAAATCAAAGGGCAGATTTTCCTTGTTCCATATTTGTAATACTTCCTTTATACTTACTTATGAGGTGTACAAAATGGATAAGGATTTAATTTTATCATGGATAGAGGATGGGATGATTCAGATTCCTCGACTTTTAATGGTTAAATATAAACATATTGGTTTAAACGAAACTGAATTAGTTTTGTTATTGCAGGTTTTTTCCTTTTTAGAAAAAGGAAATGATTTTCCTACCCCGGCACAACTTTCAGAAAGAATGACGATTCCTGATGGCATGTGTGCTTCATTGTTAAGAAGATTAGTTCAGAATCAATATATTAGTATTGAAGAAGGGTATTCCGAAGAGAATATACGTTATGAAAAGTACTCATTAAAACCTCTATGGAGTAAATTAATCGATGAGTTTACATTTGAAAAGAAACAGGCTGACCTAGAACATAATTTACATGAAGAAACGAATCTATATACAATTTTTGAACAGGAATTTGGGAGACCATTATCTCCTCTTGAATGCGAAACTTTGGCGATGTGGCTTGACCAAGATCATCAAGATCCATCTGTAATAAAGGCAGCTCTAAGGGAAGCTGTTATTTCTGGAAAATTAAATTTTCGATATATTGATCGAATATTATTTGAATGGAAGAAAAACGGAATTAAAACAATTGAACAAGCAAAGGATTATGGTAATAAATTTCGTCAGCAACGTAAAAAAACTACGCTCGTTCAAAAAAGTGATTCGAAAACCATCCCTTTTTATAATTGGTTAGAACAATAATAAATTACTTAAGAAATAGTCAAGGTGGAACGAAAAATGTTAAATATGCAGCAAATTCGATTTTGCTTAGATGAAATAGGGAAAATGTTTCCCGATGCACATTGTGAATTAAATCATTCTAATCCTTTTGAACTTGTCATTGCTGTTTCACTTTCAGCACAATGCACGGATGTTCTTGTTAATAAAGTAACTAAATCTTTATTTGAAAAATATAAGACCCCCGAAGATTATTTAGCTGTTTCTTTAGAAGAGTTACAAAATGATATAAGATCTATTGGTCTATATAGAAACAAAGCGAAAAACATTCAAAAATTATGTAGCATGCTTATTAATGAATATCAAGGGAAGCTTCCGGAGGATAGAGATGAATTAACAAAACTTCCTGGTGTCGGACGAAAGACAGCTAATGTCGTCGTTTCAGTAGCATTTGGTATTCCTGCTATCGCCGTAGATACACATGTTGAAAGGGTGAGTAAAAGACTAGGAATTTGCAGATGGAAAGATAGTGTGTTAGAAGTAGAAAATACATTAATGAGAAAAGTTCCAAAAGAAGAATGGTCTCAGACTCATCATCGCTTAATTTTTTTTGGTAGATATCATTGTAAGGCACAAAATCCGCAATGTGACATTTGCCCTTTATTAAGTGTTTGTCGGGAAGGACAAAAACGAATGAAGAAGAGGGAGTAACCATATAATGAAAAAAGTCATCTAATCA contains:
- the asnS gene encoding asparagine--tRNA ligase, encoding MKTTINEVNKFVGQDVTIGAWVANKRSSGKIAFLQLRDGTGFIQGVVVKTDVPEEVFQKAKSLTQETSIYVTGTVQEDSRSSFGYELLVKDVEVIHEAHDFPITPKEHGTEFLMDHRHLWLRSRRQHAVMKIRNEIIRATYEFFNDNGFTKIDPPILTGSAPEGTTELFHTKYFDEDAYLSQSGQLYMEASAMALGKVFSFGPTFRAEKSKTRRHLIEFWMIEPEMAFYQHEDSLKVQEEYVAHIVQSVLKNCKLELERLGRDTSKLEQVKAPFPRIEYDDALKLLHEKGFNDIEWGDDFGAPHETAIAESFDKPVFITNYPTSLKPFYMQPHPERPEVVLCADLIAPEGYGEIIGGSERIYDYELMKKRIEEHGLGIDAYQWYLELSQYGAVPHSGFGLGLERTVAWISGVEHVRETIPFPRLLNRLYP
- a CDS encoding DnaD domain-containing protein, whose amino-acid sequence is MDKDLILSWIEDGMIQIPRLLMVKYKHIGLNETELVLLLQVFSFLEKGNDFPTPAQLSERMTIPDGMCASLLRRLVQNQYISIEEGYSEENIRYEKYSLKPLWSKLIDEFTFEKKQADLEHNLHEETNLYTIFEQEFGRPLSPLECETLAMWLDQDHQDPSVIKAALREAVISGKLNFRYIDRILFEWKKNGIKTIEQAKDYGNKFRQQRKKTTLVQKSDSKTIPFYNWLEQ
- the nth gene encoding endonuclease III, producing MLNMQQIRFCLDEIGKMFPDAHCELNHSNPFELVIAVSLSAQCTDVLVNKVTKSLFEKYKTPEDYLAVSLEELQNDIRSIGLYRNKAKNIQKLCSMLINEYQGKLPEDRDELTKLPGVGRKTANVVVSVAFGIPAIAVDTHVERVSKRLGICRWKDSVLEVENTLMRKVPKEEWSQTHHRLIFFGRYHCKAQNPQCDICPLLSVCREGQKRMKKRE